CAAAGTACTCCTTTACATAGGGCCACTCAAAATAACAATTTAACTTTAGCAAAATTGCTTGCTAAGCAAGGTGCTAATATGGACATGCTAGATTTCCAAGGAAAAACAGCGTTAGCTAAAGCTATTGATAACTATAATGAAAGTTTAGTAAAATTGTTTTTAGATTATGGCGCTAAAACTCACTTAGTTACATACCAACCACAATGGTTTCAAAAAGCAGTAATTGTCCATGGTATTGAACAAAATGGAAGCAAAGTAACTAGTATAGACTTAAATTATTATCCTGAAATGAATAATAACGTAAATAATAAACCGGAGATAATAGAAAATATAGAAGCTAAAATGCAAATAGAAACTGATAACAATGTCATTTAACTAGTTGCTAGTTTATACATATTTTATATAGGCCCGCTAAAGGTTCCTAACCTAATACTGTTTTATGATCTTAATGGCCTGCAAACAACTAAATGCTTTTGCAATGGACCTATTTCTCTATTCAATATTTATTCATTTTCAATTTAGATGGGCTTCCATACCACTTATATATCACAATCTTTGCTAACGCCTGATAAATCAATTGCAAGAAATACAGTTTATTTTTTTAAATCCGCTTTAAACTCAGTTATTCTTGCTATTTTGGCTAACCAGCTCATAGGTTGTGGCAATACATCGTTTTTTGCATAGGCACCTACTTGCTCTAGTTTTTTACTGGAAGATGCAACAAAAGATAAATCAGCTGTAGCATCTGCTGAACTATCTGACTGACGACAATTAAAGTAATGTGTTATTAACAAATGAGGTTTAATTCCTGATGAAACAACCATTTTTTCATTTTCAGTTGCTATCTTTAATTGTAACGGGTTATTTACAAGGAGATTAAATAGCTGGTTTGTTTCCTCATTACCAAATTCTAAACGAAATCCTTGAATGGTTAATTTAGTATAACTATATGCAATTTGCCTTAATTCAAAATAATCAAACTCACTAGCCTTTAAATAAAGAACCCTTAATTTTGAATCTGATCCGACTAAACGCAAAATATTACATACATCACTCCCATTGATCTCAGCATTTTCTAAATTTACTTCATTTACTGCGAGCAACATAGGTAGCAACCTATGTTTAAATAAGCTATATAAAATTTTAGATTTATCAAAGAAAAAACGGCCCAGTGTGAGATATTCAAGTGTAGATCTTGATTGATGCTCTTGCCCCTCTTCTATCTTTTGATAAGTTTTATGTTGAATCAGTAAAAGAAGAGTATTGATAAGCATATTAGAATATGTCTCTTCTATGTTTGCCTCTACCCCTTCTTGATAGTCAATGATACCTAGATGTACCCTTTTTAAGGCTGGAGCTAAATATATAAATTGAAGTAGCTTAACCCATGCATTTACCGGCAGCCTAAGATTGCTAAAATCTATTTCTTCTAAACTTAAGCATTGTGCTAACTTTAAAGATATTTTGAGCCTAAGATCTATAGCTTGTTCCCCTATAAATTGTAGTGTGGGTCCGCTAATAGTTCCACTAATGGCCAAATAACGTAGATTGTCAAGCATGGGTAGCGTCCTAAGTATATTGGCGGCTTGTTGAAAACTAGCATCTAGCTTATTAATGCTAACCTCCTCCCAATTTTGATAAGTATGAAGCGCATTAACCAATTTATTATAGTGGCTCTCTGCATTACTTCTTAGGTAATCAAATTCCAGCTTGTAGGCTTTTAATTTATTCTGTTTGCTAGATTCTTTAAACTTTTTTTGCAACTCCACTCTCATTTTTCTTAGTTTAAATAGACTAGCAATTGATACTTGATGAACTTCATCCACAAATAATAATTTATCAAGTATATATTGATAAATTATTGTTTCTTCTAATATACGAATATTTAAGTCTATCTCCTCGAAATTCATATCTTAAAACTCACTAAATACTCTACCTATTTTATTAAAAACTTATAAATAAACTATACCACAATAACAATGCGAACTTATAATTAAAACTATTCAAATAATTAATCTATATAACAAACAAACCAATATAACAATTAATTATTAACTATACTTTGATTGACAAGATTGATTATTAATTTCATAAAATAAACCGTTTAGTAATTAAAAATTATATTAGAGTTAATAAAATGGTCATTTCTTCTAAAAAGTATGAACCAGGTCCCTTGATTAACGCTATTCAATCAGTTTTGCATAAAAATTTATTAGATGTATGCAGCACTCTTATTAACTATCTAAATGAACAGAGAATTAAGACCTTTTCTGTTAATTGGTCCCAAGACAATATAAAGAAAAAAGGCAAAAAAAAGTTTGCAGAATGGCTAATAATAACAGCTAATATATACGCTTCTATAGACAACTTAGCTGTAATTACCGCTGAACTATCACAAAATAATTCTAACTTAGCTTACAGAATATTTGATGGCCATAACCATAATAAATCTGCGCAAATAGCAGCTAAAATTCTCAAAGAAACAACTCAACCTTCAATTTTTTCTATTCACAGATTGAAAAGATTAACCTTATTAATCACTAACTTTACCTACCTACGCACTAGCAATAATCATAAATATAAAAGTTAAAGGAATACTGCAATGACCTTATTTAATAAAATAACTGCTATTTATAATGATAACGTGCCTTATTATTTACAGACTTCAAGCCATTTATATCAACAGTTACAACAATTAGATGAGTATGGATATACCGTAATTCATCAAGCTATAGCAGATAACGATCTAACAATGCTAAAATTTTGGCTAAAATTAGCTAAGTCTTATCCTGAGTGTTCTAATCTTATTAATTTATGTGGTGAACACGGCTCTACCCCAACTCATATGGCCTGCCATTTAAATTATCCAGAAGGCATTAAAATATTGATAGAAAACGGCGCTTCTTTAACTGAACCAAATCAAAACGGCCATATAGCTTTACATATTGCAGCTCAATTTAATGCTGAGGCCTGTGCACGCATAATACTCGAGCAATCCTATGGCCTTGCTTTTAATACAGATAAAGATGGAAGCACTCCTCTGCATACTGCAGCAGTTTGCAGTGCACCAGAAACAGCTCTTGCCATCCTACAAACTTCCCCTACTACTATGAATATACAAGATGGATTTGGATTCACTCCTGCTCATTATGCAGCTTATGTTGGAGCCACTAAAGTACTAACTATCCTAAAGCAATTTGGAGCTGATTTTAATCTAACTAATAATGAAGGGAATACCCCTCTTCATTTAAATTTAATTAAAATGCATCAGTTAAAATCAATGACGTCCTTAACTAACAATCAGCCGGAAATCATTAATATATATCAAGATGAAATGCCTAAATTAGTCGCTACCACTAAGTTTTTATTAGATAATGGAGCTAAGACCACTATTTATAATTATTCTCATGTCACAGCACTGAATATAGTAATAGACAATCAATTTAATGAAATTGCAGATTATTTAATGTTGAATAGCCAAAAAGATTCTACCCATGATAATAAAGACTGTTATGCTAAAGATGAGATTATTACTTATAACAATCAAGCTGATCAATTGCTTACAATTTCAGATGATTCTAATGTCAATAATATGCCTGAAACTTCTAATATACATACAGATTATATTCTAAATTAAAGTAAAAAAGCGGCTGTGTAAGCCGCTTTAATTTTATTATATTAATGCGATTTAAAAAGTGAAAAAGAAACAAAACTAATAAAGCTTAACATTTTGGCTAGCCAAATTTTTAAAAACAAAAAATCCTAGCTTTTGTAAGGCTTTCTAAGATTTTTAGCTAAAAATAAAGTAAACATTTTATATTTATAAGCAAGAAACCATCACAAGGTCTAAAGCCTGCTCAGCACTTCCTTTACATGGTTTGTAACTGAAACTTTACGCCACTCATGTTCAATCACACCTTGTTCATTAATAATAAAGGTAGCGCGATCAATACCCATATATTTTTTACCAAACATTGATTTTTGAATCCATACTCCAAACATCTCACAAATGCTGCCATCTTCATCGGTAAACAAGGTGAAAGGCAGGCAATGT
This window of the Rickettsiales endosymbiont of Stachyamoeba lipophora genome carries:
- a CDS encoding ankyrin repeat domain-containing protein; amino-acid sequence: MTLFNKITAIYNDNVPYYLQTSSHLYQQLQQLDEYGYTVIHQAIADNDLTMLKFWLKLAKSYPECSNLINLCGEHGSTPTHMACHLNYPEGIKILIENGASLTEPNQNGHIALHIAAQFNAEACARIILEQSYGLAFNTDKDGSTPLHTAAVCSAPETALAILQTSPTTMNIQDGFGFTPAHYAAYVGATKVLTILKQFGADFNLTNNEGNTPLHLNLIKMHQLKSMTSLTNNQPEIINIYQDEMPKLVATTKFLLDNGAKTTIYNYSHVTALNIVIDNQFNEIADYLMLNSQKDSTHDNKDCYAKDEIITYNNQADQLLTISDDSNVNNMPETSNIHTDYILN
- a CDS encoding ankyrin repeat domain-containing protein, whose amino-acid sequence is MLYSILSIIKLPFKWAVSLASSWHSTYDHKVSIQLAENFIQKKLGYRGLEDKNLADKTGETPLHIAIKQGDYEIAKCLLEAGVYINEKDNYGLTPLHKAVINGDFKCTKLLLSFGANLNAVDYYQSTPLHRATQNNNLTLAKLLAKQGANMDMLDFQGKTALAKAIDNYNESLVKLFLDYGAKTHLVTYQPQWFQKAVIVHGIEQNGSKVTSIDLNYYPEMNNNVNNKPEIIENIEAKMQIETDNNVI